One genomic segment of Fusobacterium nucleatum includes these proteins:
- the alr gene encoding alanine racemase: MRTWVEIDKENLKYNILKLKEIANNREVLGVVKANAYGLGSIEIARILKEVGVKFFGVANLEEAIELQEAGVKDKILILGASFEDELIEAAKREVHVAISSMEQLRFLVSKNLNPNIHLKFDTGMTRLGFEVDDAEKVIEYCKNNNLHLVGIFSHLSDSDGNTVETKNFTLEQIEKFKKIVSSLNLEYIHISNSAGITNFHDDILGNLVRLGIGMYSFTGNKKTPYLKNIFTIKSKVLFIKKVKKDSFVSYGRHYTLPADSTYAVLPIGYADGLKKYLSQGGYVLINNHRCEIIGNICMDMTMIRIPKEIENSIKIGDEVTVINADILGNLNIPELCVWEFMTGLGRRVKRIIV, from the coding sequence ATGAGAACTTGGGTAGAAATTGATAAGGAAAATTTGAAGTACAATATCTTAAAATTAAAGGAAATTGCTAATAATAGAGAAGTTTTAGGAGTTGTAAAAGCTAATGCTTATGGCTTAGGTTCAATAGAAATTGCTAGAATTTTAAAAGAAGTTGGAGTAAAATTTTTTGGTGTTGCCAATCTTGAAGAAGCTATAGAACTACAAGAAGCAGGAGTTAAAGATAAGATTTTAATTCTTGGGGCTAGTTTTGAAGATGAACTAATAGAAGCAGCAAAAAGGGAAGTTCATGTTGCAATCAGTTCTATGGAACAACTACGATTTTTAGTATCTAAAAACTTAAATCCTAATATTCATTTAAAATTTGATACTGGAATGACAAGATTAGGCTTTGAAGTTGATGATGCTGAAAAAGTAATAGAATATTGTAAAAATAATAACCTTCATCTTGTGGGTATTTTCTCTCATCTATCTGATTCTGATGGAAATACAGTGGAAACTAAAAACTTTACATTAGAACAAATAGAAAAATTTAAAAAAATTGTTAGCTCTTTAAATTTAGAATATATCCATATTTCAAATAGTGCAGGTATAACTAACTTTCATGATGATATACTTGGTAATCTTGTAAGATTAGGTATAGGTATGTATTCTTTCACAGGAAACAAAAAAACACCTTATTTAAAAAATATTTTTACAATAAAATCAAAAGTTCTATTTATAAAAAAAGTTAAGAAAGATTCTTTTGTATCTTATGGAAGACACTATACTTTACCTGCTGATTCAACTTATGCAGTTCTTCCAATAGGTTATGCTGATGGATTAAAAAAATATCTTTCTCAGGGTGGATATGTTTTAATTAACAACCACAGATGTGAAATTATTGGAAATATCTGTATGGATATGACTATGATTAGAATTCCTAAAGAAATTGAAAATTCAATAAAAATAGGAGATGAAGTTACAGTTATCAATGCTGATATTTTAGG